Proteins co-encoded in one Vulgatibacter sp. genomic window:
- the flgB gene encoding flagellar basal body rod protein FlgB, producing MKLFDPTLAQLESALDVRMIRHNVLAGNLANADTPGYVAQDLDFARAMAAAVASPASAPLPSEGHIPLATAGGGTVESAAVLAAGGSPGHDGNSVDTDRTLAALAENGLQYGAAAKTAARKLAILRYVASDGAA from the coding sequence GTGAAACTCTTCGACCCGACGCTCGCACAGCTCGAGAGCGCCCTCGACGTACGCATGATCCGGCACAACGTGCTGGCGGGAAACCTCGCCAACGCCGACACGCCCGGCTACGTGGCGCAGGACCTCGACTTCGCCCGGGCGATGGCAGCGGCAGTGGCGTCTCCCGCGTCCGCACCGCTGCCATCGGAGGGCCACATCCCGCTGGCAACCGCGGGAGGCGGTACGGTCGAGAGCGCTGCCGTGCTGGCGGCCGGCGGATCTCCTGGCCACGACGGCAATTCCGTCGACACCGACCGCACCCTCGCCGCCCTCGCGGAGAATGGCCTGCAGTACGGGGCAGCAGCCAAGACCGCAGCCCGCAAGCTGGCCATCCTCCGCTACGTCGCCTCGGACGGCGCAGCCTGA
- a CDS encoding FliI/YscN family ATPase, whose translation MSLLDLGRLAQALAETEPLPVEGKVRRATGLLIEASLPRVAVGTACEIRTEGRTVAAEVVGFAGGTALLMPLGAMQGICEGCAVVPRSRAADLPVGDGLLGRVVDAAMRPLDGGPVPLLRARVPIHAAPPAAMERRRIAAPLPTGVRAIDGLLTLGEGQRMGILAGAGVGKSVLLGMLARSSAADVIVVGLVGERGREVREFVERDLGAEGLARAVVVVATSDEAPLVRVRAAMSATAVAEHFRSRGRKVLLLLDSLTRVAMAQREIGLAAGEPPTTKGYPPSVFALLPAILERAGNDRGTGSITGLYTVLAEGDDLADPVVDAARSILDGHLALSRKLAGAGHFPAIDPLASVSRVMSDVVPAPHLAAAAAARRILANHAEAADLIDVGAYVAGSNAAVDRAIERIGPLRAFLRQAPDEATPPAQALAQLARVVEGDRA comes from the coding sequence ATGAGCCTCCTGGATCTCGGACGGCTCGCGCAGGCCCTCGCGGAGACGGAGCCCCTTCCCGTCGAGGGCAAGGTACGCCGCGCCACGGGGCTCCTCATCGAGGCCTCGCTGCCCCGGGTCGCGGTGGGAACCGCCTGCGAGATCCGGACGGAGGGGAGAACGGTGGCTGCAGAGGTGGTCGGCTTCGCCGGCGGCACGGCGCTGCTCATGCCCCTGGGGGCCATGCAGGGGATCTGCGAGGGCTGCGCCGTGGTGCCGCGCAGCAGGGCCGCCGACCTCCCGGTGGGCGATGGGCTGCTGGGGCGGGTCGTCGATGCGGCGATGCGGCCGCTGGACGGGGGCCCGGTGCCGCTTCTCCGCGCGCGCGTCCCGATCCACGCGGCGCCTCCAGCGGCGATGGAGCGCCGGCGCATCGCAGCCCCGCTGCCCACCGGCGTCCGCGCCATCGACGGGCTCCTCACCCTCGGCGAGGGACAGCGGATGGGGATCCTCGCCGGAGCCGGCGTAGGCAAGAGCGTGCTCCTCGGCATGCTCGCCCGCAGCAGCGCCGCCGACGTGATCGTGGTGGGTCTGGTCGGCGAGCGCGGGCGCGAGGTGCGCGAGTTCGTGGAGCGCGATCTCGGCGCCGAGGGCCTCGCCCGGGCGGTGGTCGTGGTGGCCACCAGCGACGAGGCGCCCCTCGTCCGCGTCCGCGCCGCCATGTCCGCCACTGCGGTGGCGGAGCATTTCCGCAGCAGGGGCAGGAAGGTGCTGCTCCTCCTGGACTCCCTCACCCGCGTGGCGATGGCGCAGCGGGAGATCGGCCTTGCGGCAGGTGAGCCACCCACCACGAAGGGCTATCCGCCCTCGGTCTTCGCGCTGCTGCCGGCAATCCTCGAGCGCGCCGGGAACGACCGCGGCACGGGTAGCATCACCGGTCTCTACACCGTCCTCGCGGAGGGTGACGATCTCGCCGACCCCGTGGTCGATGCTGCGCGTTCCATCCTCGACGGGCACCTGGCGCTCTCCCGCAAGCTCGCGGGCGCAGGCCATTTCCCCGCGATCGATCCGCTGGCCAGCGTGAGCCGGGTGATGAGCGACGTGGTCCCCGCGCCCCACCTCGCTGCGGCGGCTGCGGCCCGGCGGATCCTCGCAAACCATGCGGAAGCCGCCGACCTGATCGACGTGGGGGCATACGTGGCGGGCTCCAATGCAGCGGTGGACCGGGCGATCGAGCGGATCGGGCCGTTGCGGGCCTTTCTGCGCCAGGCGCCCGACGAGGCGACACCGCCTGCGCAGGCGCTGGCGCAACTCGCTCGCGTGGTGGAGGGCGATCGTGCTTGA
- a CDS encoding flagellar motor switch protein FliG: MADPLAAGAGARRAASVLLGLGPEVASEVFQLLGEADVRELARGARDLRRAPNGEQSGALRTFVELMEGPSGEALAGDELLRDFAARALGPERARRAFEPGAVPREPEEVLGPIVHADPEALAMVLAREQPQTVALVLSAIDAERAVAVMEHVPQERRGEIVRRMAVVESVAPELLREVGRALASELQAIVAGGMRKVDGKAAALEILRRTSADRQAEVVAAIEESDPALAADLRTRLFTFEDLSSLGDRDIQQLLKEIDAGRLAVALKGATTELREKVLRNMSSRAAEAVREDLEAMGPVRVALVEAAQAELVAAALELAGTGRITLVSPADKLI; the protein is encoded by the coding sequence ATGGCTGATCCCCTTGCAGCAGGCGCCGGCGCGCGCCGCGCCGCTTCGGTCCTCCTCGGTCTCGGCCCCGAGGTGGCGAGCGAGGTCTTCCAGCTCCTCGGCGAAGCCGACGTCCGCGAGCTGGCCCGGGGGGCGCGCGATCTCCGGCGTGCGCCGAACGGCGAGCAGAGCGGCGCGCTGCGCACCTTCGTCGAGTTGATGGAGGGCCCGAGCGGCGAGGCGCTGGCAGGCGACGAGCTGCTTCGGGACTTCGCCGCCCGGGCGCTTGGGCCGGAGCGCGCCCGCCGTGCCTTCGAGCCGGGGGCCGTGCCCCGGGAGCCGGAGGAGGTGCTGGGCCCCATCGTCCACGCCGACCCCGAGGCGCTGGCCATGGTCCTCGCCCGTGAGCAGCCGCAGACCGTCGCGCTCGTGCTATCCGCGATCGATGCGGAGCGCGCCGTGGCCGTGATGGAGCACGTGCCGCAGGAGCGCCGCGGCGAGATCGTGCGGCGCATGGCGGTGGTGGAATCGGTGGCGCCCGAACTGCTGCGCGAGGTGGGACGCGCTCTCGCCTCCGAGCTGCAGGCGATCGTCGCCGGCGGGATGCGCAAGGTGGATGGCAAGGCCGCAGCGCTCGAGATCCTGCGCCGCACCTCCGCCGATCGGCAGGCCGAGGTGGTCGCGGCAATCGAGGAGAGCGATCCGGCGCTTGCAGCGGATCTTCGAACCCGCCTCTTTACCTTCGAGGATCTCTCCAGCCTGGGCGATCGCGACATCCAGCAGCTGCTCAAGGAGATCGACGCGGGCAGGCTCGCCGTCGCGCTCAAGGGGGCCACCACGGAGCTTCGGGAGAAGGTGCTGCGGAATATGTCGAGTCGGGCCGCGGAGGCGGTCCGGGAGGACCTCGAGGCGATGGGGCCGGTTCGCGTCGCGCTGGTCGAGGCGGCCCAGGCCGAGCTGGTCGCAGCGGCCCTCGAGCTCGCCGGCACCGGCCGCATCACCCTCGTTTCCCCAGCGGACAAGCTGATCTAG
- the fliF gene encoding flagellar basal-body MS-ring/collar protein FliF — protein sequence MEALLRQLRALPARLRTLPGPTRLLLLGALGLAAAVAIGVAVAQSGGDDFRYAFTNLAPEDGAEVTAQLQAAGIPFRLEADGTALSVPAAKVYDVRLLLAAAGLPRGGGVGFELFDRGDLGISEFTQRVNLRRAIEGELARTIGSLAAVRSARVHLTLAERGLYRDEDRAATASVVLNLRAGRILGEREIAGVQHLVAAAVPGLLAANVTVVDGTGLVLSAADDAAAVVSSGQRRLEQELESRVVGLLEPAVGAGAVVARVNVTMDSSEVNTRRVVYDPDTATLRSERRTVQRRDAGSRDGGGVAGAAANDPLAAAATVASGQRSSSDSEDEIRNFEISQTTTQTVAKGPRLERLSLAILVDGADGAPRSDAELARLGELAKRAVGFDAARGDDFEISSVVFGRSADAVDEAAPAVAAASPLPPWAWGAGAAALLALPMLTVLALRGRRQAQPAQPVLRTGATVAEIEGEQAQGLEAPRRPALADPEAAVRERARELASRDPARAAYLIRAWLAADAAPEGEKNG from the coding sequence ATGGAAGCCCTCCTTCGCCAGCTGCGGGCGCTGCCCGCCCGCCTCCGGACGCTCCCCGGTCCCACCCGTCTCCTGCTCCTCGGCGCCCTCGGCCTCGCCGCAGCAGTGGCGATCGGCGTTGCCGTCGCGCAGAGCGGCGGCGACGACTTCCGCTATGCCTTCACCAACCTCGCGCCGGAGGACGGCGCCGAGGTGACGGCGCAGCTCCAGGCAGCGGGGATCCCGTTTCGACTGGAGGCAGACGGCACCGCCCTCTCGGTTCCCGCGGCAAAGGTCTACGACGTCCGGCTGCTCCTCGCCGCAGCGGGGCTTCCCCGGGGCGGCGGCGTCGGCTTCGAGCTCTTCGACCGGGGCGACCTCGGGATCTCCGAGTTCACCCAGCGGGTGAACTTGCGCCGGGCGATCGAGGGGGAGCTGGCGCGCACCATCGGAAGCCTCGCCGCCGTGCGTTCGGCCCGCGTGCACCTGACCCTCGCCGAGCGCGGCCTCTACCGCGACGAGGATCGGGCCGCGACGGCGTCGGTGGTCCTCAACCTCCGCGCCGGGCGCATCCTCGGGGAGCGGGAGATCGCCGGCGTGCAGCATCTGGTCGCCGCCGCGGTCCCCGGACTACTCGCCGCCAACGTCACGGTCGTCGACGGGACGGGACTGGTGCTCTCCGCGGCGGACGACGCCGCAGCGGTGGTCTCGAGCGGCCAGCGCCGCCTCGAGCAGGAGCTCGAGAGCCGCGTGGTCGGGCTCCTCGAGCCTGCCGTCGGCGCCGGCGCAGTGGTCGCCCGGGTCAACGTGACGATGGACAGCAGCGAGGTGAACACCCGCCGCGTCGTCTACGACCCCGACACCGCGACCCTGCGCAGCGAGCGCCGGACGGTGCAGCGCCGTGACGCAGGGAGCAGGGACGGGGGCGGCGTAGCCGGCGCCGCGGCGAACGATCCCCTGGCAGCGGCGGCGACGGTCGCGAGCGGCCAGCGGAGCAGCTCCGACTCGGAAGACGAAATCCGGAACTTCGAGATCAGCCAGACGACCACCCAGACCGTCGCGAAGGGCCCGCGGCTCGAGCGGCTCTCCCTGGCGATCCTCGTCGACGGCGCCGACGGCGCCCCCCGCTCCGACGCCGAGCTGGCGCGCCTGGGCGAGCTGGCGAAGCGGGCGGTGGGTTTCGACGCGGCCCGGGGCGACGACTTCGAGATCAGCAGCGTGGTCTTCGGCAGGTCGGCGGATGCGGTCGACGAGGCGGCGCCTGCAGTGGCGGCGGCCTCGCCGCTTCCGCCCTGGGCCTGGGGGGCTGGAGCTGCGGCGCTGCTCGCCCTGCCCATGCTCACCGTTCTCGCCCTGCGCGGACGCCGCCAGGCCCAGCCGGCGCAGCCGGTGCTCCGCACGGGCGCGACCGTCGCGGAGATCGAAGGGGAGCAGGCGCAGGGCCTCGAAGCCCCGCGACGCCCCGCCCTCGCCGACCCCGAGGCTGCGGTGCGGGAGCGGGCCCGCGAACTCGCCAGCCGCGACCCGGCGCGCGCCGCGTATCTGATCCGGGCCTGGCTCGCCGCCGATGCAGCGCCAGAGGGAGAGAAGAATGGCTGA
- a CDS encoding FliH/SctL family protein, whose amino-acid sequence MSHAAVRNQLRPPGFLRGVSPRSAQTPPFLAEEEEAEAEAALSVPAPAPAPPAEPVAPPPAPPAPPDPPAELIARYEAAIAALRQQGDWLAAQARSDALEIGFQVARRVLERELATSPEPLFALIRSAIRRAGESRSLTLRLHPTDLAAVEAAGTQAGLSVAQLRLEPDSSLQRGDCVVDTGVAQVDGRLSTRLAELRRSAEQALLEEEG is encoded by the coding sequence GTGTCGCATGCCGCCGTTCGAAACCAGCTCCGCCCTCCCGGCTTCCTCCGCGGCGTCTCGCCTCGTTCCGCGCAGACCCCGCCCTTCCTCGCCGAGGAGGAGGAGGCGGAGGCGGAGGCAGCGCTCTCGGTGCCCGCACCAGCTCCTGCGCCGCCAGCGGAGCCCGTGGCTCCGCCTCCTGCGCCCCCGGCGCCCCCGGATCCGCCGGCAGAGCTGATCGCCCGCTACGAGGCGGCGATCGCCGCGCTTCGCCAGCAGGGCGATTGGCTTGCGGCGCAGGCACGGTCCGACGCCCTGGAGATCGGCTTCCAGGTAGCGCGCCGCGTGCTCGAGCGCGAGCTCGCCACCAGTCCCGAGCCTCTCTTCGCCCTGATCCGTTCCGCCATCCGGCGCGCTGGTGAGAGCCGCTCCCTGACCCTGCGCCTCCACCCCACGGATCTCGCGGCGGTCGAAGCAGCCGGCACGCAGGCGGGCCTGTCGGTGGCGCAGCTGCGCCTCGAGCCAGACTCGTCGCTGCAGCGAGGCGATTGCGTCGTCGACACCGGCGTCGCCCAGGTCGACGGCAGGCTCTCCACCCGCCTCGCGGAGTTGCGGCGCAGCGCGGAGCAGGCCCTCCTCGAGGAGGAGGGATGA
- the fliE gene encoding flagellar hook-basal body complex protein FliE: protein MGPIGPIEPGSAVAVARPTEGGAGFGNELAQALSSLDASQRQADTAAAALAAGGGNLHETALALEKADIAMRVAVKARNKVVEAYQEVMRMSL, encoded by the coding sequence ATGGGACCGATCGGACCAATCGAACCGGGAAGCGCCGTCGCGGTCGCCCGGCCCACGGAGGGGGGCGCCGGTTTCGGCAACGAGCTGGCGCAGGCCCTCTCGTCGCTCGATGCATCGCAGCGGCAGGCGGACACCGCAGCCGCGGCCCTCGCCGCCGGGGGTGGCAACCTCCACGAGACCGCACTCGCCCTCGAGAAGGCGGACATCGCCATGCGCGTCGCCGTCAAGGCGCGCAACAAGGTGGTCGAGGCGTACCAGGAAGTCATGCGGATGAGCCTGTAA
- the flgC gene encoding flagellar basal body rod protein FlgC, with product MNFFTALQISASGLSAQRTRVDLATSNLANAQSTRGPDGTPYRRLDPVLEAVPFESQLDAAGAGAAGVQVASVVADPGPGRKVFQPGHPDANADGFVTLPDVDPIHEVVNLMSASRSYEANATAVETLKTMAQRALEIVR from the coding sequence ATGAACTTCTTCACTGCCCTGCAGATCAGCGCTTCCGGCCTTTCGGCGCAGCGCACCCGCGTCGACCTCGCCACCTCCAACCTGGCGAACGCCCAGTCCACCCGCGGCCCCGACGGCACGCCCTACCGCAGGCTGGATCCCGTCCTCGAGGCGGTCCCCTTCGAGAGCCAGCTCGATGCGGCAGGCGCCGGCGCAGCCGGCGTGCAGGTGGCGTCGGTGGTGGCGGATCCCGGTCCCGGCAGGAAGGTCTTCCAGCCGGGCCACCCCGACGCGAATGCCGACGGTTTCGTGACGCTTCCCGACGTCGACCCCATTCACGAGGTCGTCAATCTCATGTCGGCATCGCGTTCCTACGAAGCGAACGCCACGGCGGTCGAGACGCTCAAGACGATGGCGCAGCGCGCGCTGGAGATCGTGAGGTAG